The Triticum aestivum cultivar Chinese Spring chromosome 7B, IWGSC CS RefSeq v2.1, whole genome shotgun sequence genome window below encodes:
- the LOC123157378 gene encoding spidroin-2 isoform X1, whose amino-acid sequence MRIRRRPQQPSPYTAALLHHQQYRADPSTSAQQTPRNAEERGPGGGGDEEEGRPRPPHLHANADLGRKPAAARRLALPQDNAVEGQGATAEQGADGAHRSSNGHGGGAGWKLDVACTGAGERAVKVEDPVTNGVAAPAVLSAVKEEKNGSGGAAGGAKKRRGPAVLMEGSRCSRVNGRGWRCSQPTLVGYSLCEHHLGKGRMRSAAAAAAAGVGGGGRGGPGQLGRTEHRSRMPVGVAVTTVTGKAEEPGLRPY is encoded by the exons ATGAGGATCAGGAGGAGGCCGCAGCAGCCCTCCCCCTACACCGCCGCCCTGCTGCACCACCAGCAGTACCGCGCAGATCCGTCCACGTCCGCGCAACAGACCCCGCGGAATGCGGAGGAGCGCGGccccggcgggggcggcgacgaggaggaggggcggccgagGCCGCCGCATCTGCATGCCAATGCGGATCTCGGCCGCAAGCCCGCCGCCGCCAGGCGTCTGGCATTGCCGCAG GACAATGCAGTCGAGGGCCAGGGTGCGACGGCGGAGCAGGGAGCTGACGGTGCTCACAGGAG CAGCAATGGCCATGGCGGCGGCGCCGGCTGGAAGCTGGACGTGGCATGCACGGGCGCCGGCGAGCGGGCGGTGAAGGTGGAAGATCCGGTCACGAATGGCGTGGCGGCGCCGGCGGTGTTGTCGGCCGTCAAGGAGGAGAAGAATGGCAGCGGCGGTGCGGCTGGCGGGGCCAAGAAACGGCGCGGCCCGGCGGTGCTGATGGAGGGGTCGCGGTGCAGCCGCGTGAACGGCCGCGGATGGCGATGCAGCCAGCCGACGCTGGTCGGCTACTCCCTCTGCGAGCACCACCTCGGCAAGGGCCGGATGCGCAGTGCGGCGGCGGCCGCTGCCgcgggcgtcggtggcggcgggcgcggAGGCCCCGGCCAGCTCGGCCGCACGGAGCACCGGTCCAGGATGCCCGTCGGTGTCGCGGTGACCACCGTGACGGGCAAGGCCGAGGAGCCGGGCCTGCGGCCCTACTAG
- the LOC123157378 gene encoding spidroin-2 isoform X2 has protein sequence MRIRRRPQQPSPYTAALLHHQQYRADPSTSAQQTPRNAEERGPGGGGDEEEGRPRPPHLHANADLGRKPAAARRLALPQDNAVEGQGATAEQGADGAHRSNGHGGGAGWKLDVACTGAGERAVKVEDPVTNGVAAPAVLSAVKEEKNGSGGAAGGAKKRRGPAVLMEGSRCSRVNGRGWRCSQPTLVGYSLCEHHLGKGRMRSAAAAAAAGVGGGGRGGPGQLGRTEHRSRMPVGVAVTTVTGKAEEPGLRPY, from the exons ATGAGGATCAGGAGGAGGCCGCAGCAGCCCTCCCCCTACACCGCCGCCCTGCTGCACCACCAGCAGTACCGCGCAGATCCGTCCACGTCCGCGCAACAGACCCCGCGGAATGCGGAGGAGCGCGGccccggcgggggcggcgacgaggaggaggggcggccgagGCCGCCGCATCTGCATGCCAATGCGGATCTCGGCCGCAAGCCCGCCGCCGCCAGGCGTCTGGCATTGCCGCAG GACAATGCAGTCGAGGGCCAGGGTGCGACGGCGGAGCAGGGAGCTGACGGTGCTCACAGGAG CAATGGCCATGGCGGCGGCGCCGGCTGGAAGCTGGACGTGGCATGCACGGGCGCCGGCGAGCGGGCGGTGAAGGTGGAAGATCCGGTCACGAATGGCGTGGCGGCGCCGGCGGTGTTGTCGGCCGTCAAGGAGGAGAAGAATGGCAGCGGCGGTGCGGCTGGCGGGGCCAAGAAACGGCGCGGCCCGGCGGTGCTGATGGAGGGGTCGCGGTGCAGCCGCGTGAACGGCCGCGGATGGCGATGCAGCCAGCCGACGCTGGTCGGCTACTCCCTCTGCGAGCACCACCTCGGCAAGGGCCGGATGCGCAGTGCGGCGGCGGCCGCTGCCgcgggcgtcggtggcggcgggcgcggAGGCCCCGGCCAGCTCGGCCGCACGGAGCACCGGTCCAGGATGCCCGTCGGTGTCGCGGTGACCACCGTGACGGGCAAGGCCGAGGAGCCGGGCCTGCGGCCCTACTAG